The proteins below are encoded in one region of Nitrosomonas ureae:
- the proB gene encoding glutamate 5-kinase: MLKQARRIVIKVGSSLVTNQGKGLDHSALADWAAQIATLKQMNKEIVLVSSGAIAEGMQRLNWEIRPTALYELQAAAAVGQMGLAQAYASNFSRYHLQTAQVLLTHEDLSNRKRYLNARSTLTTLLKLNIIPIINENDTVATDEIRFGDNDTLAALVTNLVEADALVILTDQAGLYTSDPRKNPDAELLKEVNAGDSALEKMAGGVGSSISRGGMQTKVIAAKRAARSGANTIVASGHENNVLVRLSQDEAIGTRFLARVPVLAARKQWLADYLPVRGYVTLDQGAVKALCVDRKSLLPIGVTSVEGEFERGETVACLDEQGREIARGLINYSAVETQKVLQQASSKIETLLGYVDEPELIHRNNLVLL, translated from the coding sequence ATGTTAAAGCAAGCACGCCGTATCGTTATTAAAGTAGGCAGCAGTCTGGTAACCAATCAGGGCAAAGGGCTCGACCATTCCGCCTTGGCCGACTGGGCAGCACAAATTGCCACGTTAAAACAGATGAATAAAGAAATTGTGCTGGTTTCCTCAGGTGCAATCGCTGAAGGTATGCAGCGACTCAACTGGGAGATCCGTCCTACTGCACTGTACGAATTGCAAGCCGCGGCGGCTGTAGGGCAAATGGGACTGGCGCAAGCTTATGCTTCAAATTTCTCACGATACCATTTGCAAACCGCCCAAGTACTTCTAACTCATGAAGATTTATCCAACCGGAAACGCTATCTTAATGCCCGTTCCACTCTGACCACCTTGTTAAAACTTAATATCATTCCCATCATTAACGAGAATGATACGGTAGCGACGGATGAAATTCGTTTTGGCGACAATGACACGCTAGCGGCACTGGTGACCAATCTGGTTGAAGCTGATGCACTGGTAATACTGACGGATCAGGCGGGTTTATATACGAGCGACCCACGCAAAAATCCGGATGCAGAACTATTAAAGGAAGTCAATGCTGGTGATTCTGCATTGGAAAAAATGGCCGGTGGCGTAGGTAGCAGTATCAGCCGCGGCGGCATGCAAACCAAAGTAATAGCTGCCAAGCGCGCTGCTCGCAGCGGCGCGAATACCATTGTGGCGTCCGGTCACGAAAATAACGTGCTGGTGCGACTGAGTCAGGACGAAGCTATCGGCACACGCTTCCTGGCCAGAGTGCCTGTTCTGGCGGCACGCAAGCAATGGCTGGCTGATTACTTGCCGGTACGCGGTTATGTCACATTGGATCAGGGGGCTGTAAAAGCGCTCTGCGTTGATAGAAAAAGCCTGCTGCCCATTGGAGTCACTAGCGTGGAGGGTGAATTTGAGCGCGGGGAAACGGTAGCCTGCCTCGACGAGCAAGGCAGAGAGATAGCTCGTGGCTTGATAAATTACAGTGCGGTAGAAACACAGAAAGTCCTGCAGCAAGCCAGCAGTAAAATAGAAACCCTATTGGGCTATGTCGATGAGCCCGAGCTCATCCATAGAAATAATCTGGTACTGCTTTAA
- a CDS encoding alkaline phosphatase PhoX — protein MMRKLDIKDVNRRRFLQYGFMGLGAFFGNILLPSTARAAASSLLSLGNLGPPDANGICLPPGFTSRIVAYSGQKLFGYAWHDAPDGGAVFRIADGGWIYVSNSEIDHGGGGVGALRFNPLGEVIDAYSILNQTDRNCSGGKTPWWTWLSCEEVDRGMVWECDPSGKRAAQPRSALGLFRHEAIAVDFARKQIYLTEDEPDGRLYRYTADTIDAKGNPDLDHGVLEVAEVMDKSTGAVHWHVVPDPLATLVPTRKQVSVSTSFNGGEGIWYRWGIVYFSTKGDNRVWAYDVLKQSVRIIYDASLYLEPILTGVDSITGNAAGELLIAEDGGNMQLVALAEGKVRPILRIVDQDSSEITGPAFSPDGSRLYFSSIRGKTGLLEDGLTYEITGPF, from the coding sequence ATGATGCGCAAACTTGATATTAAAGACGTTAATCGCCGTAGATTTTTGCAATACGGCTTTATGGGGCTGGGTGCGTTTTTTGGCAACATTTTGTTACCATCAACAGCCAGAGCTGCAGCTTCTTCATTGTTATCCCTGGGAAACCTGGGACCACCAGATGCAAATGGGATATGTCTGCCTCCGGGTTTTACTTCCCGTATTGTGGCCTACTCAGGGCAAAAACTTTTTGGCTATGCCTGGCATGACGCTCCGGATGGCGGTGCTGTTTTTCGTATAGCAGATGGGGGTTGGATTTATGTATCCAACAGCGAGATTGACCATGGCGGCGGCGGTGTGGGTGCTTTACGCTTCAATCCGCTGGGTGAGGTGATTGATGCGTATTCCATATTAAATCAGACTGATCGTAATTGTTCCGGTGGTAAGACACCATGGTGGACATGGTTATCATGTGAAGAAGTCGATAGAGGAATGGTATGGGAATGCGACCCATCCGGGAAAAGGGCGGCGCAACCCAGAAGCGCTTTAGGTTTATTTCGGCATGAAGCGATTGCCGTGGATTTCGCACGAAAACAAATTTATCTGACTGAAGATGAACCGGATGGCCGTCTTTATCGCTACACTGCTGATACCATCGATGCGAAAGGAAATCCTGATCTCGATCATGGTGTGCTGGAAGTTGCAGAAGTAATGGATAAAAGCACTGGAGCGGTGCACTGGCATGTTGTACCCGATCCATTGGCGACCTTGGTGCCTACGCGTAAACAAGTTTCTGTCAGCACCTCATTTAATGGAGGAGAGGGTATCTGGTACCGATGGGGAATCGTTTATTTCTCAACCAAAGGAGATAATCGTGTTTGGGCGTATGATGTTCTAAAACAATCTGTGAGGATTATTTACGACGCTTCATTGTATCTCGAGCCCATACTTACCGGAGTGGACAGTATTACGGGCAATGCTGCGGGAGAGCTATTGATTGCTGAAGATGGCGGTAATATGCAGCTTGTCGCTTTGGCAGAGGGTAAAGTCAGACCTATATTGCGAATCGTCGATCAGGATAGCTCCGAGATAACCGGACCTGCTTTTAGTCCGGATGGATCACGCTTATATTTTAGCTCCATACGCGGCAAGACCGGATTACTCGAGGATGGCCTGACATATGAAATTACAGGGCCGTTCTAA
- the cgtA gene encoding Obg family GTPase CgtA encodes MKFFDEAIIQVYAGKGGDGVASFRREKYIPKGGPDGGDGGRGGSIFAVADRNINTLIDYRFARIHRAKKGENGQGSDRYGKSADDIVLRMPIGTIIKDINTGETIADLTHDQQKILLAKGGSGGIGNLHFKSSTNRAPRQFTQGEPGQELELKLELKVLADVGLLGMPNAGKSTLIRAVSAARPKVADYPFTTLQPNLGVVRVDHNRSFVMADIPGLIEGAAEGIGLGHRFLKHLTRTRLLLHVIDMTPLNTETNLVHEARALAKELEKFDESLYQKPRWLVLNKTDMMPEQERDELCRQFVNKLEWEENYFIISALTGEGCKPLIYAIMEYLEQHLPPQDGNSALENEIPNQC; translated from the coding sequence ATGAAGTTTTTTGATGAAGCGATTATTCAAGTTTATGCAGGTAAAGGCGGTGATGGGGTCGCCAGTTTCCGAAGGGAGAAATATATTCCCAAAGGCGGACCCGATGGCGGCGATGGCGGACGCGGTGGTAGTATATTTGCTGTGGCGGACCGCAATATTAATACCTTAATCGACTATCGTTTCGCTCGCATTCATCGGGCCAAGAAGGGCGAGAATGGACAAGGTTCAGACCGTTATGGCAAAAGTGCCGATGATATTGTGCTGCGCATGCCGATAGGCACGATAATCAAAGATATCAATACCGGTGAAACCATCGCGGATCTGACTCATGATCAGCAAAAAATTCTTTTGGCCAAGGGCGGATCTGGCGGAATTGGCAATTTGCACTTTAAATCCAGCACCAACCGTGCACCGCGTCAATTCACCCAGGGTGAGCCGGGACAGGAATTGGAATTGAAGCTGGAACTCAAGGTTCTTGCTGATGTAGGGTTACTCGGCATGCCGAACGCTGGAAAATCCACGCTCATTCGCGCTGTCTCTGCCGCTCGCCCGAAGGTTGCAGATTACCCATTTACAACTTTACAGCCGAATCTCGGTGTGGTTCGAGTCGATCATAATCGCAGCTTTGTCATGGCGGACATTCCTGGATTGATCGAGGGCGCTGCCGAAGGCATTGGATTAGGACATCGATTTCTGAAGCATCTGACTCGTACCCGGTTATTGTTACATGTGATCGACATGACACCGCTCAATACAGAAACCAATCTCGTACATGAAGCCCGGGCACTTGCCAAGGAACTGGAAAAATTTGACGAATCTTTATATCAAAAACCACGCTGGCTGGTTTTGAATAAAACCGACATGATGCCAGAACAAGAACGCGACGAGCTATGCCGTCAATTTGTCAACAAATTGGAATGGGAAGAAAATTACTTTATTATTTCCGCATTGACAGGTGAAGGATGCAAACCTCTAATCTATGCCATCATGGAATATCTGGAGCAGCATTTGCCCCCACAGGATGGCAATTCTGCTTTGGAAAATGAGATCCCGAATCAATGTTAA
- a CDS encoding DUF1624 domain-containing protein yields the protein MTISFDNSNSTQRIAAIDWLRGIVMILMALDHASWYFNTNRIFADSILLYEPGVQFASDQFFTRWITHICAPTFIFLAGASIAISNFQQRQQGINEAVIERELLLRGAFITLIDLCLFSLVSGKPIFQVLYAIGISMMLMAPLQRLGIRMALLLSLLIIFGSELLLMILWQPGSEIPFWLAITFAPVFGEAYTVLYPALPWLGIMLLGWVFGQWFIATPFDLRTVARLLMTIGWFMLTLFVIIRGLDGYGNMFMHLEGNTLIQWLHVSKYPPSLTYTLLELGLMAIILALLMRLESMKRTINPNGPLLVFGQTALFFYLTHFCVLTVLKLLFERGSLEQTYAITLAALIILYPVCRVYRSLKYRYRQSLLRFL from the coding sequence ATGACCATTTCATTCGATAACAGTAACAGCACACAACGCATCGCTGCCATTGATTGGCTGCGTGGAATTGTCATGATACTGATGGCGCTGGATCATGCTTCATGGTATTTCAACACCAACCGGATTTTTGCGGATTCCATCCTGCTGTATGAGCCTGGCGTGCAATTTGCTTCCGATCAATTTTTCACCCGCTGGATCACTCACATCTGCGCGCCAACTTTTATTTTTCTGGCTGGCGCATCCATTGCCATCAGTAATTTCCAGCAACGGCAGCAAGGCATCAATGAGGCGGTCATTGAACGCGAATTACTGCTGCGGGGCGCTTTTATTACCTTGATTGATTTATGCTTGTTTTCTCTGGTTTCTGGCAAACCTATATTCCAGGTGCTCTATGCCATCGGCATCAGCATGATGTTGATGGCTCCGCTACAGCGACTTGGAATCCGCATGGCGCTGTTACTGTCATTGTTAATCATCTTCGGAAGTGAATTATTGCTTATGATACTTTGGCAACCAGGCAGTGAGATTCCGTTCTGGCTGGCCATCACTTTTGCGCCGGTATTCGGCGAAGCTTATACCGTGCTGTACCCGGCATTACCATGGCTGGGTATCATGCTTCTGGGCTGGGTGTTCGGCCAATGGTTCATCGCAACCCCATTCGATTTACGAACAGTAGCACGCCTGCTGATGACCATCGGCTGGTTTATGTTAACTTTGTTTGTAATAATTCGCGGCCTGGATGGTTATGGCAACATGTTCATGCACCTGGAAGGAAATACGCTAATACAGTGGCTGCATGTCAGCAAATATCCGCCGAGTCTCACCTATACTTTGCTGGAACTGGGTTTGATGGCGATTATTTTGGCACTGCTAATGCGTCTGGAGTCTATGAAAAGAACCATCAATCCCAACGGACCTTTGCTAGTCTTCGGGCAAACCGCACTATTCTTTTATCTGACCCACTTCTGCGTGCTGACAGTACTAAAACTCCTATTTGAACGCGGCAGCCTGGAACAAACCTACGCAATCACGCTGGCGGCACTGATCATTCTATATCCAGTCTGCCGTGTTTACCGCTCACTGAAATACCGTTACCGGCAAAGCTTATTGCGTTTTCTGTAA